The proteins below are encoded in one region of Pontibacter deserti:
- a CDS encoding pseudouridine synthase: MKYIILNKPYEVLTQFTDETGRATLKDYVKIPDIYPVGRLDYDSEGLVLLTDDKTLQHRLSDPKFKIEKTYWVQVDGLPTEEALEELHRGVSIKGVKTAPAKASILQPAPLVWERSTPIRFRKNIPTTWVEIKISQGMNRQVRRMTAAVGYPTLRLIRPAIGPLALGDLQPGEYRELTTEEIAELKSLTAGSSYKKPVKSKNTGGRHYDSRQNSSRPRPYKPKDNNL, from the coding sequence TTGAAGTACATTATACTTAATAAACCCTACGAAGTACTCACGCAGTTTACCGACGAAACTGGCCGTGCTACGCTGAAAGATTATGTAAAGATACCGGACATTTACCCCGTTGGCCGCCTCGATTACGACAGCGAAGGGCTGGTGCTGTTAACAGACGACAAAACACTGCAACACCGGTTATCAGACCCAAAGTTTAAGATCGAAAAAACGTATTGGGTGCAGGTAGATGGCCTGCCAACCGAGGAAGCATTGGAAGAATTACACCGTGGTGTAAGTATAAAAGGAGTAAAAACCGCACCAGCCAAAGCCAGTATTTTACAACCTGCCCCTCTTGTTTGGGAACGCTCCACTCCTATCCGTTTCCGGAAAAATATTCCAACAACATGGGTAGAGATTAAAATATCGCAGGGCATGAACCGGCAGGTACGCCGCATGACAGCCGCTGTAGGTTACCCTACCTTACGCCTTATTCGCCCAGCTATTGGTCCTCTTGCCTTAGGTGATTTACAGCCCGGTGAGTACCGAGAACTTACAACCGAGGAGATAGCAGAACTGAAAAGCCTTACTGCTGGCAGTAGCTATAAAAAACCGGTAAAAAGCAAAAATACCGGTGGTCGCCACTACGACAGCCGCCAGAACTCAAGCCGTCCAAGACCTTACAAGCCTAAAGATAACAACCTTTAA
- a CDS encoding GNAT family N-acetyltransferase, giving the protein MKKQPVIPSQIFLETERLYLRELNPEVYKYLFTECNSSRIAEYLGLSTSKEVETEREKYNQGMETFYSTFLSFHILDKQRGNVLGKCGFHTWIPSHRRAEVGYELYADENKGKGYMTEALGAILKYGFEQMNLHRIEAYIASYNIPSAKLLQRFGFTQEGNARGHYVVNGVNEDSLLLSLLQPEYEQQKSSWGVKDQAIHNL; this is encoded by the coding sequence ATGAAAAAACAACCTGTCATTCCCTCTCAGATTTTCCTGGAGACTGAGCGGCTATACCTGCGCGAACTAAACCCAGAAGTATACAAATACCTGTTTACCGAATGTAACAGTTCCCGCATTGCAGAATATTTAGGCCTGAGTACCAGCAAAGAAGTAGAAACAGAGCGCGAGAAATATAACCAGGGAATGGAGACGTTCTATTCTACCTTCCTGAGCTTTCATATACTGGATAAACAGAGGGGTAACGTACTAGGTAAATGCGGATTTCATACCTGGATACCGAGCCATAGAAGAGCTGAAGTAGGTTATGAATTGTATGCTGATGAAAACAAAGGGAAAGGTTACATGACGGAAGCATTAGGTGCCATCCTGAAGTATGGTTTTGAGCAAATGAACCTGCACCGCATTGAAGCTTATATTGCCAGCTATAATATTCCATCTGCCAAGCTGCTGCAACGATTCGGCTTTACACAGGAAGGCAATGCCCGCGGACATTATGTAGTGAATGGTGTAAATGAAGACTCGCTTCTGTTATCTTTGCTGCAGCCGGAATATGAGCAACAGAAAAGCTCCTGGGGTGTAAAAGATCAGGCAATTCATAATTTATAG